Proteins from one Triticum aestivum cultivar Chinese Spring chromosome 7A, IWGSC CS RefSeq v2.1, whole genome shotgun sequence genomic window:
- the LOC123147610 gene encoding uncharacterized protein, which yields MLDKILQILSTQPPSLQEDFNEWSPRSFPKSYKRLRLDEPLTKTHLYSEFLHAKMDHQLRNMLANLSQVANNFFLIVILVWSRPRKSQFKSSRRGVWRLPAPVAALLVFIACFGQIQSDLSYGFSTASLCFMCIWAEKMTRPAWSLNTASLPLLFASHTLPYAVMNLKKCPFLYRTSNLLFCLMLVHVLPDMCVGLLLCDCWLCCYLCQ from the exons ATGCTAGACAAGATCCTCCAGATCCTCTCCACCCAGCCGCCATCATTGCAGGAGGACTTTAACGAGTGGTCACCAAGAAGCTTCCCCAAATCCTACAAGAGGCTCAG GTTAGACGAGCCGCTGACAAAGACACACCTCTATTCTGAATTTTTACATGCGAAGATGGACCATCAGCTACGGAATATGTTGGCTAACCTCTCGCAGGTTGCTAACAATTTTTTTCTTATTGTCATCTTG GTTTGGAGCCGACCAAGGAAGTCACAGTTTAAGAGCTCGAGGAGGGGTGTGTGGAGGTTGCCGGCGCCAGTGGCTGCACTGCTGGTCTTCATCGCCTGTTTCGGTCAGATCCAGTCGGACCTATCCTATGGGTTCTCCACCGCTTCACTCTGCTTCATGTGCATCTGGGCGGAGAAGATGACCCGACCTGCCTGGTCGCTCAACACTGCCTCCCTGCCCCTGTTGTTCGCCAGCCACACTCTCCCTTATGCGGTAATGAATCTCAAGAAATGCCCTTTCCTTTACAGAACATCAAACCTACTTTTTTGTTTGATGTTGGTGCATGTCCTGCCTGATATGTGTGTTGGGCTGCTGCTGTGCGATTGCTGGTTGTGTTGCTACTTGTGTCAATGA